Genomic segment of Esox lucius isolate fEsoLuc1 chromosome 15, fEsoLuc1.pri, whole genome shotgun sequence:
GAATAGGTAATTGTCGTACTGAAATAGCCACTCTTCACTCATGAAGTACAAATGAATTAGGAAATGTAAACTTGCACATGTGTGCAAGCAAAATAAGTTGGTCACAAATAAACCCAATGATtactttgaaaatataaatgtttaaactgtAATAGTGATCCATGAGTGATGAAAGACACAGTCATCCAATTCGATATCAATTATGGCTTTATAAGCACGCTCCTCAACCATCACAGTACTTCCTACTCGTTGCCCTTATTCCTGCGAACGTTTTACTCTGCCTCTTAGGACCGCGTAGGGCCTCTGTAGTTGAGCAACAACGCCTGAATACAAAAGGCATTCGCTTTATAACACAGAGTCAAACTTACCCTGCAACTATGcctaaatacaaaacaaatacatcgtGTTTTCACAATGCactatattaatattattctcCTATACGTGGCTGAATGGGGGATAAATAGGCTAGTCAAATGATCAGACCATGACATTTTGGACAttcaatataaacaaaactcACACATAGACCTACATGTATAATGACATTTCCTGAAGTAATTCTATCACTTCATTTTTCTCTTTAACGAAGTTAGCTCACAGCAAGGCTAGAGCTATCAACCAAGATGCCATTCATCACTTTCTAGCAAAGCATAGACGTTCTATTATACACTACCATAGATGCGGAGACAGCTTCCCTAGGCCTATTAAATGCACGAATCACCCCTCATAATCACCTCTCATAGTagacagtcagtcactcacccactcactcatccactcacccactcacccactcactcatccactcacccactcactcagtaagagatattcgctcttcttggccggctccgcttttGAGGTCCGGCAAAAACTTATCAGCCTGCTACCAGGTGTTCCACAGAAAGCAATTACAGAGAAACTAACAAGTCAACATGCATAGGGAAGGGCACTGAATATGCTTACTGTTGAAACAAATTGTAGAAAATTGGCTTTAAGGGATTAAGACAGAAAAAGGTAGCTTAACGCTTTAATGTAAGACTTCAGTGAAACTTTTGGAATCAGCAATTAGCTATGAAGTTGTCCTAAATATCACAAAAACATAAAGCATTGTATTTGTGACAAATCACTTACTCAACCATAGCACACTGTACTAAATAGAACCATGACTACATGAAATTATCTGCCACCCCAGGTTACTTAGGCTTAAAATCCAATCTGATTTtagttaaattatttattaagtactatttgttattattattgaaattTGTGTTGTGCATTTAACTTATACAGGTTTGCTATTGAGCATGTTAATGTTATGTATTTTCTTGTGGTGTGATTTATGATTTGATCCCAGAAAGAGAGTGGTTGCTTCAGCTGTGACTAATAGGGATCCTTAAAAAGTACCAAATAACAGATAGCTGTCTTAGAAAAGGGCTGTACTAACCCACAGTGCTGAGCCAGCGGGCTGAGAGTGAGCTGCCAAAAACCAGCACATGTAGTCTTTTATTCCCTAGTGTAAATTGATCACGCGTGCAGGGCTATACAGTATAACGGTATCATGAGTCCTGGCACTCTCCAGAAACACCCTCACGTCATTTTAGTGACGCAGACAGCTCTGCTTTTACAAAGCTGCATGTATGCAGGCTCAGACTCACATTCACACGCTCAGACTCACATTCACACGCTCAGATTCACATTCACACGCTCAGACTCACATTCACACGCTCAGACTCACATTCACACGCTCAGACTCACATTCACATGCTCAGACTCACATTCACACGCTCAGACTCACATTCACATgctcagacacacatacagtggatataaaaagtctacacacccctgttaaaatgccgagttcttgtgatgtaaaagaatgagacaaagataaatcatgtcagacctatagcatgaacaattcaactgaaaacaaACTCCTATCATTTTTGGGTAGGAGACTATACAGTACCAGACAGCATAGGTCAGAGAAGAAAAAATACCACCTCAGGGTCTCCCACAGACCaaggatgagctggccaatctttttgggtaggagactattagcatggcacatcttgacgtgacaatatttgcccactcttctttgcaaaagcgcttcaaatctgtcagattgcaaggacatctcctgtgcacagccctcttcagatcaccccacagatgttcaactggattcaggtctggactctggctgggccattccaaaacattaaccttcttctggtgaagccatgcttttgtggatttggatgtgtgctttgggtcgttgttgtgctgaaaggtgaacttcaactttctaacggacgcctgaaggttttatgcATGCatgatcacacaaacacacacacacacacacacacacacacatttactgcaACTATGCAGGATTCTTATAGGTGTTGTTGAATCAGCAGATGGAACCCTTGATTATTGAAGACAAATGTGGTATTTTGTGTATGAATTGGCTTACAGCCCAATCTGTTTACAAAGCTTTAGCAGAGAATTTTGGATTACCTGTGTTTATGGCTTTCCCTGCTAGTATGTTACTCAAAGTTCTTTAAAGGACATTGAATATTGGACATTTATTAGCCTGGGAAGGGGGTGGCCCTCCATTACCAACAGGAAACACTCTCTGATCCCATTCTGTTTAACCATGGATATGACTTGTGGTCAGTAACCTAAAGCATTTCGATGTGAATGTTGCTTCTaccatacagtaccagtcagcaTAGGTCAGAGAAGAAAAAATACCACCTCAGATGTCTGTCTCCCACAGATCAAGGATGAGCTGGTCAATCTGCGGTCAACTTGCATTGTTAGTATTGCTATCATGGCAAGTTATTCCTTGGTTAGCTTGGTTTGTGAGGATGGTGATCTTACCCCAGAACCTTCGTACAGGTGTTCAATGAAACATGTACAGGAACTGTTTGAATCACTGACTCAATAGGCTGGCTTTAAGGACTCACAAATGACTGCAAAATGACTGCTGTAAGGAATAAGGAGTCGATACATTTCCTTAAATGTCTGTTCTCAGTTCATGGTTGGCTGTTGTCGTGGCTTAGATGTGTGCTAACAGTTGGCTTTGTGGTTCTTCTTCCCAGGTTCTGTGTGCACACTGCCCCGGTCAAAAAAAACACAGTCTGCATTCAAGCCACAGAATGCAGAAATACACACTCAGAGCTATGGTCATCTATTCTCTTTACAGTTGCAAGCAAAAAGGCTGCTGAAcgtttaacaatgttttcttgtggTTGTTCAGACATCAGCATACTGTATTTGCCACCGCTGTATTCGTAATGGAAAGTTATAGTGAATGATTCTGCTCTGTGTTGTCAATGTATTTTtgaaaagttacatttatattttggttcATTAAAAGTGTGATAGAAAGAATGTTAAGAACAAGGACCTGCCATACTGACAAATCTGCCGTGTCATTCTAGATGGATGTCACATTATTGGGGCCTCAGGTTTATGTGCAGGTCTGAATACACGTCTATGTTAAGAGCATATCTCCTGTGCTCCATGCTGCTATTTTTGACATGAGATaccagccaccaccatgctaaGCCAACACAATTTTATGAAAGCTTTGCCTTAGTGCTTTTACAGTAGGTAATTTAAACTGCGGATCTGACTGCTCACTAAGGACAAATGATCGATACTTGCTTACTTCAGTGATGAAGCCAGGAAAGCGTCATAGAATGTACATTGTAAACCATTGGCCTTTTTGGAACACTTCTACAAGGATGTCTTTGTAAAAGCTTTTCCACATCAACTTTGTAAGTGCTGGGTAACTTACTGTGTAAACTGAAGTTTCAAAtcgataaatatatatatttaatagtgattaaaaacacatacatatagagctccggaataaattaagagaccactgcacatttttctttcctttccaaaaaagttttaaaggaaagttctgagtgaggaacagaagggttaaatttgcagtggtctcttaatttaaacacttctgttcctcactcaaatccttccttttaaaaatgtttggaaaggaaagaaaagggtgcagtggtctcttaattttttccggagctgtatatgtttatttttaccaataaacttcttactacccaaataaatggctttcgTTTTtagactttcaggtgcctaagacttttgcacagtacagtatatatatacacacacacatgttgttGTTATTACAGTGCAGTTAAACTAGGAAGAAATGATGCACTGTGAAAGAGGGTCAGCCAGAGCTGAATTACATAAATTGTCATGAATTTCACATGGCTACTAAAATGCCACACGTGTACTGTCTTTAACAACCACACtctggaaagaaactgtttaaAATCTGTTCATGTTTGCCACTGTGCTGGCAAGTACCCCCATCCATAGCTCAGAAGACATTTGTTGCTGAAGCCATTTGTTAATGAAGACATTTGGCTGTCCATTTTGTTGAACCATAAAGATATCCTCCATGAACCTGAAGCCATTCTGACTTACATATTGCTGAAGCCATTGATAGCATCCATATTGCTCATCCCACTTATACTGTCCACATGTTCTCCCTCCTACAAGCAATGTTAGGCACACCTATTGTGAAGCTCCCAACGGCATCTATTTGAGTTTGACATTTAGACAGAAGTACAGTGAAAAAAGTGTATCGTGAAATGTTCACCCAGTTTACCAGGCCCTGGAAACTGCATGCAAACACGCCCATTGTCATACCTAGATAAATAACCCTATCCCCGAAAACGCATTGTCTTCTCCTACAGGAGAGGAGGGCTCTGAGTCTCACGCCGACACCCCAGGCAGCGAGACCAGTGCGGAGGGGACATCGTACCAGGCGTTTGCTAACACGTTGCTGAAGGTGCTGGCGGGCCTCCTGTTTGTCCTTTGTGTCTCCTCCTCCTGGGTGGGCACCACTCAGTTGGTCCAGCTCACCTTCAAGTCCTTCTCCTGCCCCTTCTTTATCTCCTGGTTCAGCACCAACTGGAACattctcttcttccctctctacTATGGAGGCCATCTGGTCACCACCCGGGACAAGCAGACACCGATACAGAAATTCAGGTGATTTACCATGACAGTGTGAAAGACTCCACAGAGGGTATTGAATCAGGGGTGACAGCCAGGAGTGTGCATCGGAGCGGCGATAGATTCGTTAAATGCTTCTATTTCTGTGTTTATTGGTGCCGATCCCCACTGTTGCTCAGTGAGATATTGTTTTTATGACACATCCCTCTTGTAATTACCACTGGCACTCAAGCGTGTGAATGGAGATATTGACCGCAGCACAAAAGATATGGCCAGTGTTGTAATGCTGATGTCTGcacatttcaatgaagcattgcctcagcaacaaaaaaaacggAGGGAAAAAATGCTTTTGACTTCCAACAAAAGATTTTGTGTTCCCACTCTCACATTTGCTAATGGCAATAGATAAGGGATGACTCATTTTGGTAAGTGCTCTTACCAACAACAAACATTTGGAGCAAATagcctctcctctgtccccccaTTTCCTCTGTATAATTCAATTTTCCAGAGAGTGCAGCAGGCTTTTCGGAGAAGATGGGATGACCCTCAAGCTGTTCCTGAAACGGACAGCCCCGTTCTCCATCCTGTGGACCTTGACAAACTACCTGTACCTGTTGGCCCTGAGGAAGCTGACCGCTACTGATGTTTCAGCCCTATACTGCTGCCACAAGGCCTTTGTCTTCCTGCTTTCCTGGATCGTCCTGAAGGACCGCTTCATGGGTGTGCGGGTCAGTACTCCACCGCTACCATTACTTAAGCAGCTGTCTGGTGAATCACACAGCAGATTTGGAGGTATGGTCAGGTAATAATGCTGATTGGTTTACATCCCTGCAGATTGTGGCAGCCATAATGGCAATCACAGGCATTGTCATGATGGCCTATGCAGATGGTTTCCATGGTGACTCCATCATAGGTGTGGCCTTGGCTGTGGGCTCTGCTTCCACATCCGCTCTCTACAAGGTCAGCAGTACTAATGGTGTGTCTGTTTATACTGGTCAATTGGTTTGTGCGTCGGCTCCATCTGTTTAACATCCGTGGACGTTGTGTGCTCCAGGTGCTATTTAAGATGTTTCTGGGCAGCGCCAACCTGGGTGAGGTGGCTCACTTCCTCTCTACCATGGGTGTCTTCAATCTTCTCTTCATCTCCTTCATCCCACTCATTCTCTACTTCACCAAAGTGGAGCACTGGGGCTCTCTGTCCTCACTGCCCTGGGGATACCTGTGTGGCCTGGCTGGACTCTGGCTGGGTGAGTGGACACCTCAATGAGAAACAGACGCTCAAACTCTCTCAACTTGGGTTAACATGATCATTTTTCTTCCAGTGTTCAATATCCTGGTTAATGTTGGCGTGGTGCTCACCTACC
This window contains:
- the slc35f4 gene encoding solute carrier family 35 member F4 isoform X1, which gives rise to MISTEGAEGGGDQPCFQLETLSTHLPGKLVDTTSKVTANGVQDIEDRILRITGYYGYYPGYSSHRREEGSESHADTPGSETSAEGTSYQAFANTLLKVLAGLLFVLCVSSSWVGTTQLVQLTFKSFSCPFFISWFSTNWNILFFPLYYGGHLVTTRDKQTPIQKFRECSRLFGEDGMTLKLFLKRTAPFSILWTLTNYLYLLALRKLTATDVSALYCCHKAFVFLLSWIVLKDRFMGVRIVAAIMAITGIVMMAYADGFHGDSIIGVALAVGSASTSALYKVLFKMFLGSANLGEVAHFLSTMGVFNLLFISFIPLILYFTKVEHWGSLSSLPWGYLCGLAGLWLVFNILVNVGVVLTYPILISIGTLLSVPGNAAVDVLKHEVIFSVVRLAATCIICLGFLLLLLPEEWDSVTLRFLAAFADKKSEEHGEELTESSIHTRSRSRANGAVSIPLA
- the slc35f4 gene encoding solute carrier family 35 member F4 isoform X2 gives rise to the protein MKKHSARVAPLSSYSSQVLTCHISEGEEGSESHADTPGSETSAEGTSYQAFANTLLKVLAGLLFVLCVSSSWVGTTQLVQLTFKSFSCPFFISWFSTNWNILFFPLYYGGHLVTTRDKQTPIQKFRECSRLFGEDGMTLKLFLKRTAPFSILWTLTNYLYLLALRKLTATDVSALYCCHKAFVFLLSWIVLKDRFMGVRIVAAIMAITGIVMMAYADGFHGDSIIGVALAVGSASTSALYKVLFKMFLGSANLGEVAHFLSTMGVFNLLFISFIPLILYFTKVEHWGSLSSLPWGYLCGLAGLWLVFNILVNVGVVLTYPILISIGTLLSVPGNAAVDVLKHEVIFSVVRLAATCIICLGFLLLLLPEEWDSVTLRFLAAFADKKSEEHGEELTESSIHTRSRSRANGAVSIPLA